Genomic DNA from Triticum dicoccoides isolate Atlit2015 ecotype Zavitan chromosome 4B, WEW_v2.0, whole genome shotgun sequence:
NNNNNNNNNNNNNNNNNNNNNNNNNNNNNNNNNNNNNNNNNNNNNNNNNNNNNNNNNNNNNNNNNNNNNNNNNNNNNNNNNNNNNNNNNNNNNNNNNNNNNNNNNNNNNNNNNNNNNNNNNNNNNNNNNNNNNNNNNNNNNNNNNNNNNNNNNNNNNNNNNNNNNNNNNNNNNNNNNNNNNNNNNNNNNNNNNNNNNNNNNNNNNNNNNNNNNNNNNNNNNNNNNNNNNNNNNNNNNNNNNNNNNNNNNNNNNNGGTTAAACCAATTCGTAGgcggacatagagagcgtgtgtgcgtgcgtgcgtgcattaCAAGAGGGGGAAGCGGAAGCGTCGCAACATTTCAATTGCGGAAGGGTTACAGCGTGCGCCCGTTGTCCGTTTGCAAACCTGCGAATCGACAGACCCACCCCACCGTGTGCCCCGCGCCGGGGTTTCGGGGGAGGggggatacatacatacatacatacatacatacaaaaggGAAAATGAGCAGATGTTGCGTTGCCAGATATGGGTGCATTGATCATAGGTGGTAGTTAAATTTGGAATATTGGCTCcctcatctccatctccatctccaaccaTTGGTTTTGATTTGTTGGTGGTGCACACTTGGACTTGGCTGTTAACAAACCGAATTAACTGCTCTTCTCTTCGGTAAAAAAAGAAACAAACGGAAAAAAAAGAAACAATTTCATTATTCCATTATAGTCAAACCTTAATTAATTCGCCGCAGTACAAGTTACATCCGTCAACTCACCATTCCACATGTCTTTCTTTTCTCTCTGTTTCTtcttgtgctgctgctgctgctgcagtcaGCGTGAGCGAGGTGGAGGCGCTCTTCGAGCTCTTCAAGACCATCAGCGGCTCCCTCATCGACGACGGCCTCATCAACAAGGTACTACTAGACTAGCAGCACACCAAATCATCCATCTTGTATGCATGACCTGCTTCTTGCCATGTTTATTTCAATTTTTTGGTACAAAAACATGTTGTTTTATCAGTGTtaccaaaataaataaattgaaCTGGGTCTCTGGTCCAGTCTTTTTTTAGGGTACGATGGTCCAGTCATTTTCTAAAGCCCTGTTCAGGGAACTTGTTGTTTTTGGTCACTGTCAGCCTCATAACTTTGTATCAAAGACAGGCCGGTGTGTCTCTGTCTCTTTGATGCAGTTAGAATCTTTCTAAATCAAGACGGCCATTGTGTTCCTTTCCTCATCTACAAGCAGTCATTATATCCTTATTATTAATAGTTTGATATATGGTTCTGTGCGGTGCCACACCGGAATATATATTATTACACTGGGCCTAATGCTTATCACATAGTAACATTGTTCCTCCTCATCCATGCCGTGCTTGCCATGTTTTCCATTTGTTGGTGAAACACgttatttattactccctccgttccgaattacttgtcgcacgtatggatgtatctagatgtattttagttctagatacatacaTTACAGTGTTAGAAAAATGGACCGGCTCTGTGGTCCGGTCATTTTCCAAAACCCTGTTCAAGGAAACTGCCGTTTTCTGGTTGGTGCCATCCTCATAACTCTGTAAGAAAGACGTCTCTTTGGTGCGGTTAGAATCTTTCTAAATCAAGTGGGCGATGCGTTTGTTTCCAGATCTGCATTCATTATTTTTCAAAAGTTTGATTGACACAGTCTCCATTTTTTGTGAGCACCATGTGCATCTTTACCCAGTATACAAGCTAGCGTGAACTGTGCCTAATGCCTATCACAGTAGACTGTCTTTTTGCACAAACTCATGCATGCCCAGCTCGCcatctttcctttttcttctctagaAAACATGTTGATTGTTGCAGTATGACGAAAATGAGGCTGCTCTGTGGTCCGGTCATTTTCCAAAACCCTGTCTAGGGAAACTGCCGTTTTCGGTTGGTGCCGGCCTCATAGCTTTGTATGCAAGGCAGGCTGGCGTGTCTCTTTGGTGCAGTTAGAATCTTTCTAAATCAAGAGGGCCATTTGTTCGTTTTCCTGATCCGCAGTCATTATTCTTAGCATCATTTGCATCTGTAACCATCATAAAAGCCTCATAATTTCAAGGTCTTTTTTTTATGCACAAGAACAATTGTATCATTATTTATTCTTGTGGAGAAAAACTTGAGTGTATTTGCAAACTTGCAAAGTTGGAACCATATTGAACAGCCTCTGTGTTGTCTGTTGTGCAGGAAGAGTTCCAGCTTGCATTGTTCAAGAGCAAGATGGACAATATTTTTGCTAACCGGGTATGTTTTGACATGCCATCCTCTTCATTTTAATATGCTTCTGAATCCTAGTACCTGACTATTATGAGTTGGCATGCTTTCACCTACAGACTTGCTGAATTTACGCAACCTTTCAGATATTTGACCTCTTCGATGTCAAGAAACGGGGGGTCATTGACTTTGCTGACTTCGTTCAAGCTCTAAATATATTTCACCCTAGCGTTCCAATGGAAGAGAAAATTGATTGTGAGTTATCATCATGATGTTTCATTTTGGCCGTTTTGATACTCCATGTTTCTGCTTGCTGAACATTTCTGTTGCTTGCCAGTTTCCTTCAAGCtatatgatatggacaatacaggatTTATCGAACGGAAAGAGGTGATTTCTGAAACTCTGTTTTCATTTATGTGCCACATCTTTTACAAATTTAAATTTCTATTCCCTGTAAACACAATCATGAAGATTGTAGTATCTTAAAACTTCAGCACAATTAATCTGCTCGTATTTCTGAACCCTGATGTTTAAATTTTTATTTTGATGCGCTTCCTCCTTCTGCCATTGATGACATAATTTCTGCTGCCGCACCGTACAGGTCAAGCAGATGCTTATTGCTCTTCTGAGTGAATCAGGAATGAGGTTATCAGATGAAACCATTGAGTCAATCCTTGACAAGGTATGGACATTTGAGCCCAAAACCTGAGCTGTTACTCAAGTTTTGATCAACTTAAATAGTTAAATTCGGAGCCTTCATAAGAGTTCAGATATTGACTGGTATGGTTGCTGTCGACAGACATTTTCAGATGCTGATGTGAATCAGGACGGGAAAATAGATAGAGCGGAGTGGGAGAACTTTGTCTCACGAAATCCCTCCTTGATGAAGATAATGACTCTGCCATACCTAAAGTAAGTGTTGTATCTATGGTTCTGGAGAAAAAACAGAGTGTGTATAAAGAGGAAATGAATGCTCTGTTTTTATTCCTCTTCTGTAATGAGTTGAAGAATACAGTTGGCTAATTAATGGTTGCTTCTCATTGCAGGGACATAACGACCACATTCCCTAGCTTTGTGTTCAACTCGAAGGTCGACGACATCGTGACGTGAGCGCCGTGGTTTCTGCGACATTTTACAAGGCCCGCGCGGAAGAGGGGAAGGACATGTACATCTAATAGTATATCAAGGAGAGTAATTCTTTTTAGAGCAAAAGAAATTAATGCAAAGAGGTTAAGGTGAGTGAGGGTTGTAGTATGAGAAGTTGGCAAGTTGTCGCGATATGAACTGCATCcacatgctgctgctgctgttgtttgttGTGGAATGCAATGTTAGCGTCAGAATCAAATTGTACCGGTTGGAAATCaatcttctttttctttctttctccagCGGCGTGTCATGTTGATCCAAATTCTATCGGCGCCCTAATCCGAGTCGTTTGTCATGGTCATGGTTGGATCGCCCCTAATAGTTGACCTCTCTTTGTTTGGACAGTGTCCTCCCCGTTTTGCCCGCTCTAGTTCAATTTTCTCGCCGGTTTTCGCAAGCTCATGGCCAGACAAAACCTCCATCACGGCTGCTTCTCGAGAAAAAGGCCCGAATTTATTCGTCAAATAGGCAGATCACGCCGAACCTCAGCCTCGACTTCTAGCCAGGTTTTCTTCGGTCCGTTTTGCAGTAAAGGCGAGTCGTTTACTCCCTCTAGATCCATTTGAGCAACGAGTAATATGGATTGGAGGAAGTACTCCCTTTTTTTTAGCTGAAAGCAAGTTGTTCACTGCAAGAGTGATAAAGCGCGCACGTCCGCAGCATTGCCGATTTCGTTCCTGGGCCGCTTCTGGGCCGAGCGCGACGAATctatcctctcctctcctctgcccacacactctctctctctggacGAGGGAGAATCTTGTACTAGTCCCACTCCCCcctcccgtcgccgtcgccgccggcccAAACCAAACCCTAGCCGCCTGCCCGCCGGCGGGCGCCAGGCCATGGACCGCAAGCGCATCAATGACGCGCTCGACAGGCACCTGCGGGCGGCCACGGAGCGGTCGTCGCCCTCCACCTCCCGCGGCGCCAAGCCCAagccgccccccgccgccgcccccaAACCCAAAGGtatcaccgtcgccgtcgccgtcgccgtcgccttactTACTCTCTCGTCATCCGGTTCTCCCTCTCCTGTGCCTTAAAGTTGACGTCTTTGTGCGCGGGCGTTGGGGGGGCGGCAGAGCAGCTGGATTCGGACAGCAGCGAGGGGGGCAGCGTCGGCGGGTCCTCGGAGGCGGACGACACCTTCTGGATCAACTGGTTCTGCGCCATGAGGGGCAACGAGTTCTTCGCCGAGGTGGATGATGACTACATCCAGGACGACTTCAACCTCTGCGGCCTCAGCGCCCAGGTCCCCTACTACGACCACGCCCTTGATCTCATCCTCGACCTCGAGCCCGTCCAGGGTACCCTACCTACACCTC
This window encodes:
- the LOC119293063 gene encoding calcineurin B-like protein 1; protein product: MAYGVSADYIDDNLVMAESTAIFYVKQFAMIMVEVFGPQYLRAPNAQDTQRLLEMNKTRGFPVSVSEVEALFELFKTISGSLIDDGLINKEEFQLALFKSKMDNIFANRIFDLFDVKKRGVIDFADFVQALNIFHPSVPMEEKIDFSFKLYDMDNTGFIERKEVKQMLIALLSESGMRLSDETIESILDKTFSDADVNQDGKIDRAEWENFVSRNPSLMKIMTLPYLKDITTTFPSFVFNSKVDDIVT